One region of Olleya sp. Hel_I_94 genomic DNA includes:
- a CDS encoding RNA polymerase sigma factor: MSQKKIHEDQKYVDGLVNNNSFIIQAIYDKFAPKVINYIKQNSGDADSAQDIIQDTILTIYNQGSQKNLQLTCPFDAYFFLLCKRKWLNVLKKRNNKEVTINEEVLSKDDDAYQLSFETSVFENKQILFNQMFQKLGDACKDLLKATFKIKSMEEVALSLNVSYAYARKKKSLCIGQLTKLVKESPTFNQLNY; this comes from the coding sequence ATGAGTCAAAAAAAAATACACGAAGACCAGAAGTATGTGGATGGATTGGTAAACAACAACTCCTTTATTATTCAGGCTATATATGATAAGTTTGCGCCTAAAGTGATTAATTATATTAAACAAAACAGTGGTGATGCAGATAGTGCTCAGGACATTATCCAAGACACCATACTAACTATATATAATCAAGGCAGTCAAAAAAACTTACAATTAACCTGTCCTTTTGATGCTTACTTTTTTTTATTATGTAAACGCAAATGGCTTAATGTTTTGAAAAAAAGAAATAATAAGGAGGTAACAATAAACGAGGAAGTGCTATCTAAAGATGACGACGCTTATCAGTTATCTTTTGAAACCTCTGTTTTTGAAAACAAACAGATATTATTTAATCAGATGTTTCAAAAATTAGGAGATGCCTGCAAGGATTTGCTAAAAGCTACATTTAAAATAAAATCTATGGAAGAAGTAGCCTTAAGTCTTAATGTAAGTTATGCTTACGCAAGAAAGAAAAAATCCTTATGCATAGGACAATTAACCAAGTTAGTTAAAGAGTCGCCAACGTTTAATCAACTTAATTATTAA
- a CDS encoding tetratricopeptide repeat protein yields the protein MEEQDYILFENYLAGDLSDQQSSDFENRLNTDQEFKQAFTIYKQLSANLEHEIGNKDQTADFKANLDTISHRYFIKQEDKENPIERKKTFNFYKLAIAASIALVMGFFAYNQFSGGANYSDFNTHDTVDFAVRNTEGNVGLLIKTTKAFNNKDYKKAKAYLEELLQNNPDNVEYNFYYAITNIELDNFAKAETILGDISQGSSAYNNKAKWYLALSKLKQQKEAECIKILKTIPEDADDYDQAHKLLNKIE from the coding sequence ATGGAAGAACAAGATTATATCCTTTTTGAAAACTATTTGGCTGGCGACTTATCTGATCAACAATCCTCAGATTTTGAAAACAGATTAAATACAGATCAAGAGTTTAAGCAAGCCTTTACAATTTACAAACAATTGTCTGCTAATTTGGAACATGAGATTGGAAATAAAGATCAAACTGCAGATTTTAAAGCCAATTTAGATACTATTTCTCATAGGTATTTTATCAAACAAGAGGATAAAGAAAATCCAATAGAGCGTAAAAAGACTTTTAATTTTTATAAACTAGCAATTGCAGCAAGTATAGCATTAGTAATGGGCTTTTTTGCGTACAATCAGTTTTCTGGAGGTGCCAATTACTCTGATTTTAATACACATGACACTGTAGATTTTGCAGTAAGAAATACAGAAGGGAATGTGGGTTTATTAATAAAAACAACAAAAGCATTTAATAATAAAGACTATAAAAAAGCTAAAGCGTATTTGGAAGAATTACTGCAAAACAATCCTGATAACGTCGAGTACAATTTTTATTACGCTATTACAAATATAGAATTAGATAATTTTGCTAAAGCAGAAACAATATTAGGTGATATCTCACAAGGAAGCTCTGCCTATAATAATAAAGCAAAATGGTACTTAGCCTTAAGTAAATTGAAACAACAAAAAGAAGCAGAATGTATTAAGATATTAAAGACAATACCAGAAGATGCAGATGACTATGATCAAGCACATAAATTATTAAATAAAATAGAATAA
- a CDS encoding TatD family hydrolase, with product MIITDTHTHLYSEAFDDDRADMMQRTLEAGVSRLFIPAIDSTYTSSMLQLEKDYPEHVFLMMGLHPTHVKDNYLEELAHVSEMLDTHKFYAVGEIGIDLYWDKSTLAIQQDAFRKQITLAKQHKLPIVIHCREAFDEIFEILEDEKSDDLFGIFHCFTGTLQQAHQAISYNMKLGIGGVATFKNGKIDQFLNQIDLKHIVLETDSPYLAPKPFRGKRNESSYIIKVIEKLSDIYEVSEQKIAQITTENSKAVFGI from the coding sequence ATGATAATTACAGATACACATACACATTTATATAGCGAAGCTTTTGACGACGATAGGGCAGATATGATGCAACGCACCTTGGAAGCTGGCGTTTCTAGATTGTTTATTCCAGCAATTGATAGTACCTATACATCAAGTATGTTGCAACTAGAAAAAGACTATCCAGAACATGTCTTTTTGATGATGGGTTTACACCCAACGCATGTTAAAGATAATTATCTAGAAGAGTTGGCGCATGTGTCAGAGATGTTAGATACACATAAATTTTACGCAGTTGGAGAGATTGGTATAGATTTATATTGGGATAAAAGCACCTTAGCCATTCAGCAAGATGCTTTTAGAAAACAAATCACATTAGCAAAACAACACAAACTACCCATTGTTATCCATTGTCGCGAAGCATTTGATGAGATTTTTGAAATTTTAGAAGACGAAAAATCAGACGATTTATTTGGGATTTTTCATTGTTTTACAGGAACATTACAGCAAGCACATCAAGCCATTTCTTATAATATGAAACTTGGTATTGGAGGCGTAGCAACTTTTAAAAACGGAAAGATTGATCAGTTTTTAAATCAAATAGATTTAAAACATATTGTATTAGAAACAGATTCACCTTATTTAGCTCCAAAACCATTTAGAGGTAAACGTAATGAAAGTAGCTACATAATAAAGGTCATTGAAAAGTTATCTGATATATATGAAGTGTCCGAACAAAAAATTGCTCAAATTACAACAGAGAACTCTAAAGCAGTTTTCGGTATCTAA
- a CDS encoding asparaginase: MTKTIPNILLIYTGGTIGMIKDPETGALRAFDFANLLDRIPELKLLECTIETYSFEEPIDSSNMEPKYWVQIAEVIQQNYPLFDGFVVLHGSDTMSYTASALSFMLEHLAKPVIFTGSQLPIGDLRTDAKENLITSIQIASLQYYNKPVIKEVGLYFEYKLYRANRTTKINAEHFEAFASLNYPDLAESGVHLKVNNEYLFKPNTRKDLVVHKDLDSNIALVKLFPGISRNLLESIFKTEGLKGVILETYGAGNCTTKDWFLQLLKETINKGVPIINVTQCSGGSVLMGQYETSEKLKRIGLISGKDITTEAALCKLMYLLGENISPNLFKTIYETSLRGEMS, translated from the coding sequence ATGACTAAAACTATTCCCAACATACTTCTTATTTACACAGGTGGAACCATTGGTATGATAAAAGACCCAGAAACAGGAGCCTTACGCGCTTTTGATTTTGCTAACTTATTAGATCGTATTCCAGAGTTAAAATTGCTAGAGTGTACCATAGAAACCTATTCTTTTGAAGAGCCAATAGACTCCAGTAATATGGAACCTAAATATTGGGTGCAAATAGCTGAGGTTATCCAGCAAAACTATCCGCTATTTGATGGATTTGTAGTACTACATGGTAGCGACACCATGAGCTATACTGCATCAGCCTTAAGCTTTATGTTGGAGCATCTTGCAAAACCAGTTATTTTTACAGGATCCCAATTGCCAATCGGAGATTTGCGCACAGATGCAAAAGAAAACCTAATAACATCAATACAAATCGCTTCTTTACAATATTATAATAAACCTGTAATTAAAGAAGTAGGATTGTATTTTGAATATAAATTGTACAGAGCCAATCGTACCACCAAAATAAATGCAGAACACTTTGAGGCTTTTGCAAGTCTAAATTATCCGGATTTGGCAGAAAGCGGTGTGCACCTAAAAGTTAATAACGAGTATTTATTTAAACCTAACACTAGAAAAGATCTAGTAGTGCATAAGGATTTAGACTCAAATATTGCATTAGTAAAACTGTTTCCAGGAATTTCAAGAAACCTTTTAGAAAGTATTTTTAAAACCGAAGGACTAAAAGGAGTGATATTGGAAACCTATGGCGCAGGAAACTGCACAACAAAAGATTGGTTTTTACAGTTATTAAAGGAGACCATAAATAAAGGTGTGCCAATTATAAATGTAACGCAATGTTCCGGAGGAAGTGTCTTAATGGGACAATATGAAACTAGTGAAAAGTTAAAGCGAATAGGTTTAATCTCAGGAAAAGATATCACTACAGAAGCAGCATTGTGTAAATTAATGTATTTATTAGGAGAAAATATATCTCCTAACTTATTCAAAACCATATATGAAACGTCTTTACGTGGAGAAATGTCTTAA
- a CDS encoding MotA/TolQ/ExbB proton channel family protein — MKRLFSILAIACIMAFGTANATTNAAMTTATTVVLTQDEPDAAAATADENLTFHQELKKRFIEGGPGFMGIVLLCLILGLAIAIERIIFLNLSTTNSKKLTQDVEDALQSGGLEAAKEVCRNTKGPVASIFYQGLDRADGDLESAEKAVVAYGGVQMGQLEKNVSWISLFIALAPMLGFMGTVIGMIQAFDKIEAAGDMQPSLVAGGIKVALLTTVFGLIVAIILQIFYNYIIAKIDSIVNDMEDSSINLMDMLSKYKK, encoded by the coding sequence ATGAAAAGATTATTTTCTATCCTAGCCATAGCGTGTATCATGGCATTCGGAACTGCAAATGCAACTACTAACGCAGCAATGACGACTGCAACTACTGTAGTACTTACACAAGATGAACCAGATGCTGCTGCTGCAACTGCAGACGAAAACTTAACGTTCCACCAAGAACTTAAAAAACGTTTTATTGAAGGTGGACCAGGATTCATGGGGATTGTATTATTATGTTTAATTCTTGGATTAGCAATTGCTATTGAGAGAATTATCTTTTTAAATTTATCTACAACTAACTCTAAAAAGTTAACACAAGATGTAGAAGATGCACTTCAATCAGGTGGATTAGAAGCTGCTAAAGAAGTTTGTCGTAACACAAAAGGACCTGTTGCCTCTATCTTTTACCAAGGTTTAGACAGAGCAGATGGAGACTTAGAGTCTGCTGAAAAAGCAGTTGTTGCTTATGGTGGAGTACAAATGGGACAATTAGAGAAAAACGTATCTTGGATTTCTTTATTTATCGCTTTAGCACCAATGTTAGGGTTCATGGGAACTGTAATTGGTATGATTCAAGCATTTGATAAAATTGAAGCTGCAGGAGATATGCAACCATCATTAGTAGCAGGAGGTATTAAAGTTGCCTTATTAACTACTGTATTTGGTCTTATTGTAGCAATTATATTACAAATTTTTTACAATTACATTATCGCTAAGATAGACAGTATTGTTAACGATATGGAAGACTCTTCTATTAACTTAATGGATATGTTATCTAAGTACAAGAAATAA
- a CDS encoding ExbD/TolR family protein, with the protein MAKRSAPEVNAGSMADIAFLLLIFFLVTTTIEVDSGISSKLPPDIPPPEVKIKQKNIFTVELNKDNQMLVEEELMKIKDLKAAAIKFIDNGAGEGTEGTKCDYCNGAKDPASSDHPSKAIVSITHSRATDYETFIVVYDQLVSAYTELRERLAQRLYNRSFKEMEASYDDSNSAQFKSEKLKEKIDNIKDKYPRIISKAEPK; encoded by the coding sequence ATGGCAAAAAGATCAGCACCAGAAGTTAATGCAGGCTCTATGGCTGACATTGCCTTCTTATTATTAATATTCTTCTTAGTTACTACAACTATAGAAGTGGACTCTGGTATTAGTTCTAAACTACCACCAGATATTCCACCACCTGAAGTTAAAATTAAACAGAAAAACATTTTTACTGTTGAATTGAACAAAGACAACCAAATGTTGGTTGAAGAAGAATTAATGAAAATTAAAGACCTTAAAGCTGCAGCTATCAAGTTTATTGATAATGGAGCAGGAGAGGGAACTGAGGGAACTAAGTGTGATTACTGTAACGGAGCAAAGGATCCAGCATCGTCTGACCATCCATCAAAAGCTATCGTTTCTATAACACATTCTAGAGCTACAGATTATGAAACATTTATTGTAGTTTATGATCAGTTAGTAAGTGCTTACACTGAGTTAAGAGAGCGTTTAGCACAAAGACTATACAACCGTTCTTTTAAAGAAATGGAAGCTAGTTATGATGACTCTAATTCAGCTCAATTTAAAAGTGAAAAGCTAAAAGAGAAGATTGACAACATTAAGGATAAATATCCTAGAATCATCTCGAAAGCAGAACCTAAATAA
- a CDS encoding ExbD/TolR family protein: MSKFKKGGSKELPAISTASLPDIVFMLLFFFMVATVMRDNSLKIKNNLPSAAETEKLGQKNLVMFIYAGKPSDSYKNMGNEAKIQLNDKFAEIKDIAPFIAAERASKREEEVDKLIAALKVDKETNMGLVSDIEQALRKTGQLKINYTTKKGSGLK, translated from the coding sequence ATGTCAAAATTTAAAAAAGGAGGCAGCAAAGAGTTGCCAGCTATATCTACAGCATCTTTACCAGATATTGTATTCATGCTATTATTCTTTTTTATGGTCGCAACCGTAATGAGAGACAACAGTTTGAAAATTAAAAACAATTTACCATCTGCTGCAGAGACTGAAAAATTAGGTCAAAAAAACTTAGTAATGTTTATATACGCTGGAAAGCCTAGCGATAGTTATAAAAACATGGGTAATGAGGCCAAAATACAGTTGAACGATAAGTTTGCTGAAATAAAGGACATAGCTCCTTTTATTGCTGCTGAGCGTGCATCAAAGCGAGAAGAAGAAGTTGATAAATTAATCGCTGCTTTAAAAGTAGATAAAGAAACTAACATGGGTTTAGTGTCTGATATTGAACAAGCATTGCGTAAAACTGGTCAATTAAAAATTAATTACACTACTAAAAAAGGTAGTGGACTTAAATAA
- a CDS encoding porin family protein produces the protein MKYLVLLFIIPLFSTISVAQESTSVNTVIDSLYREDQFYLGVTYNLLSKKPNGISQNGFSSGVHFGFIRDMPINKRRNKAIGLGLGLSVNSYNQNLLISQDSKTLGFTVLNDDTDYTKNKFNTYVIEMPLQYRWRTSTATQYSFWRIYTGVKFGYVLANNTKFEGSPENINLKNTEVFNTLQYGLTFCAGYNTWNFYLYYGLNDIFDTATVNAEPIDMTAIKVGLMFYIL, from the coding sequence ATGAAATATTTAGTGCTTTTATTTATTATCCCTTTGTTCAGTACAATTAGTGTTGCTCAAGAGTCTACCTCAGTAAATACTGTAATAGATTCACTTTACAGAGAAGATCAGTTTTATTTGGGTGTAACTTATAACCTATTAAGTAAAAAGCCAAATGGTATATCTCAAAATGGTTTTTCAAGTGGTGTACATTTTGGTTTTATTAGGGATATGCCTATTAATAAAAGACGAAACAAGGCTATTGGTTTAGGGTTAGGACTGTCTGTTAATTCATATAATCAAAATTTGCTAATATCTCAAGATAGCAAAACACTTGGTTTTACTGTGTTAAATGATGATACAGATTACACTAAAAATAAATTTAATACTTATGTTATTGAAATGCCCTTACAATATAGATGGAGGACGTCTACAGCAACGCAATATAGTTTTTGGAGGATTTATACAGGCGTAAAATTTGGCTATGTTTTAGCTAATAATACTAAGTTTGAGGGAAGTCCAGAAAATATTAATTTAAAAAATACAGAGGTATTTAATACGTTGCAATATGGATTAACCTTTTGTGCAGGATATAATACATGGAATTTTTATCTATACTATGGTCTAAACGATATTTTTGATACTGCAACTGTTAATGCAGAACCTATAGATATGACTGCTATTAAAGTAGGTCTAATGTTTTACATCTTATAA
- the rpoN gene encoding RNA polymerase factor sigma-54, whose product MLKQYLQFKLSQKLSPQQIQLMKLIQLPTQAFEQRLKQELEENPALEGGKEDNSDDLDDDFDNSQDDYNDNETIDTGDINVDDYLSDDEIPDYRTSVNNYSADDDEKSVPYAAGTSFTQHLINQLNTYRLSDDERDIAEFLVGSVDESGYIRRELSDIVDDLAFTQSVYTEEDKVKKVLRIVHQLDPAGVGARNLQECLSIQLHRKEKQPDIVLAADIIDNAFDQFTKKHYKKLMQKFDITELQLKDAIHEIERLNPKPGGSYAGNNRIVEHVVPDFAIKIVDGELELTLNGRNAPELHVSREYSNMMKGYKESKDKSKSQKDAVMFIKQKLDAAKWFIDAIKQRQQTLFVTMSSIMHYQKEYFLTGDERNLKPMILKDIADEIEMDVSTVSRVANSKYVDTPYGTKLIKEFFSESMTNDQGEEVSTREIKKILETVIEEESKKKPLTDEALAKILKEKGYPIARRTVAKYREQLDIPVARLRKKI is encoded by the coding sequence ATGCTTAAACAATATCTACAGTTTAAATTATCGCAAAAGTTGTCTCCGCAACAAATTCAATTAATGAAATTGATACAATTGCCTACGCAAGCATTTGAGCAACGATTAAAGCAAGAGTTGGAAGAAAACCCTGCTTTGGAAGGTGGTAAAGAAGACAATTCAGACGATTTAGATGATGATTTTGACAACTCTCAAGACGATTATAATGATAATGAAACCATTGATACTGGTGACATTAACGTTGATGATTATTTAAGTGATGACGAAATACCAGATTATAGAACTAGTGTCAACAATTACAGTGCAGATGATGACGAAAAAAGTGTGCCATATGCAGCAGGAACATCGTTTACACAACATTTAATCAATCAATTAAACACGTATAGACTATCAGATGACGAAAGAGATATCGCCGAATTTTTAGTTGGTAGTGTTGATGAAAGTGGTTACATACGCAGAGAATTAAGCGATATTGTTGATGATTTAGCTTTTACTCAAAGCGTCTACACAGAGGAAGATAAAGTAAAAAAAGTACTTAGAATTGTTCATCAATTAGATCCAGCTGGTGTTGGTGCCAGAAACCTACAAGAGTGTTTAAGCATCCAATTACATCGTAAAGAAAAACAACCTGATATTGTATTGGCAGCAGATATTATAGATAACGCTTTTGATCAATTTACAAAAAAGCATTATAAAAAATTAATGCAAAAATTTGATATTACAGAGTTACAACTTAAAGATGCCATTCATGAAATTGAACGCCTAAATCCAAAGCCTGGAGGATCCTATGCTGGAAACAACAGAATTGTAGAACACGTCGTACCAGACTTTGCAATTAAAATTGTTGATGGCGAGTTAGAGCTTACTTTAAATGGTCGTAATGCGCCAGAATTACATGTTTCTAGAGAATATAGTAACATGATGAAAGGTTATAAAGAAAGTAAAGATAAAAGTAAGTCGCAAAAGGATGCAGTTATGTTTATAAAACAAAAACTAGATGCAGCCAAGTGGTTTATAGATGCCATCAAACAACGTCAACAAACTTTATTTGTAACAATGAGTAGCATCATGCATTACCAAAAAGAATATTTTTTAACTGGTGATGAGCGCAATCTAAAACCAATGATATTAAAAGATATTGCTGACGAGATTGAAATGGATGTTTCAACAGTATCACGTGTGGCTAATAGCAAATACGTAGATACACCTTACGGAACTAAGTTGATAAAAGAATTTTTCTCTGAATCGATGACTAACGATCAAGGTGAGGAAGTATCCACAAGAGAAATTAAAAAAATATTAGAAACTGTCATTGAAGAAGAAAGCAAAAAGAAACCGCTTACAGATGAAGCTTTAGCTAAAATATTAAAAGAAAAAGGCTATCCTATTGCACGACGTACAGTTGCTAAATATAGAGAGCAATTGGATATACCAGTTGCTAGATTGCGTAAAAAAATATAA
- the asnS gene encoding asparagine--tRNA ligase, translating to MNSYTVATLLKETKLQEVHIKGWVRTFRANRFVALNDGSTLQNIQCVVDFEKTDEALLKRITTGAAVAITGDLVESQGKGQNVEITVTKIEILGDSDPETYPIQPKKHSFEFLRENAHLRTRTNTFSAVMRLRSALSFAVHKYFNDNGFYYMHTPIITGSDAEGAGEMFRVSTLDQKNPPLTEDGAIDHSKNFFGKDTNLTVSGQLEAETYAMSLGKVYTFGPTFRAENSNTSRHLAEFWMIEPEVAFMDLAGNMDLAEDFMKSVISYVLEHNKEDLEFLDQRLLDEEKVKPQAERSDLSLIEKLKFVTENNFKRVSYTEAIDILRNSKPNKKKKFNYIIEEWGADLQSEHERFLVEKHFKCPVILFDYPANIKAFYMRLNEDGKTVRAMDILFPGIGEIVGGSQREERLEVLKEKMAVLDIPEEELWWYLDLRKYGTAVHSGFGLGFERLVMFATGMTNIRDVIPYPRTPQNAEF from the coding sequence ATGAATTCATATACAGTCGCTACATTACTTAAAGAGACCAAATTACAAGAAGTACATATAAAAGGTTGGGTACGTACCTTTAGAGCCAATAGATTTGTGGCTTTAAATGATGGATCAACACTACAAAACATACAATGTGTAGTAGATTTTGAAAAAACTGACGAAGCCTTATTAAAACGAATTACAACAGGTGCTGCTGTAGCAATTACAGGAGATTTAGTGGAGAGCCAAGGAAAAGGACAAAACGTTGAAATTACAGTTACTAAAATTGAAATTTTAGGAGATTCTGATCCAGAAACATATCCAATTCAACCTAAAAAACACAGCTTTGAGTTTTTAAGAGAAAACGCGCATTTACGTACACGTACCAATACATTTAGTGCTGTAATGCGTTTACGTTCGGCTTTATCTTTTGCTGTACACAAGTATTTTAACGACAATGGTTTTTACTACATGCACACACCAATCATAACAGGTAGTGATGCAGAAGGAGCTGGAGAAATGTTTCGTGTTAGCACATTAGATCAAAAAAATCCACCTTTAACAGAAGATGGAGCAATAGATCACTCAAAAAACTTTTTTGGTAAAGACACAAACCTAACTGTTTCGGGACAATTAGAAGCCGAAACCTATGCGATGTCTTTAGGTAAAGTATACACTTTTGGACCAACGTTTAGAGCAGAAAACTCTAACACTTCTCGTCACCTTGCCGAGTTCTGGATGATTGAGCCTGAAGTTGCTTTTATGGATTTAGCTGGTAACATGGATTTAGCAGAGGACTTTATGAAATCTGTTATTAGTTATGTTTTAGAGCATAATAAAGAAGATTTAGAATTTTTAGACCAACGTCTATTAGATGAAGAAAAAGTAAAACCACAAGCTGAAAGAAGTGATTTAAGTTTAATTGAAAAATTAAAATTTGTTACAGAAAACAACTTTAAACGTGTTAGCTATACTGAAGCTATAGATATTTTAAGAAATTCTAAACCTAACAAGAAAAAGAAATTTAACTATATCATTGAAGAATGGGGAGCAGATTTACAATCAGAACACGAACGTTTTCTTGTAGAAAAGCACTTTAAATGTCCAGTAATATTATTTGATTATCCTGCAAACATTAAAGCATTTTACATGCGTTTAAATGAAGACGGAAAAACAGTACGTGCTATGGATATTTTATTTCCTGGTATTGGAGAAATAGTTGGTGGATCGCAACGTGAAGAGCGTTTAGAAGTTCTTAAAGAAAAAATGGCTGTTCTAGATATTCCTGAAGAAGAGTTATGGTGGTACCTAGACTTACGCAAGTATGGTACAGCTGTGCACTCTGGTTTTGGTTTAGGTTTCGAACGTTTAGTAATGTTTGCAACAGGTATGACAAATATTAGAGACGTAATTCCTTACCCAAGAACACCACAAAATGCAGAATTTTAA